The Salinispora tropica CNB-440 genome has a window encoding:
- the fepB gene encoding Fe2+-enterobactin ABC transporter substrate-binding protein, with product MVHNFPSPARALAGVTVVAIAALATVGCSSTSDTDTSESATSQTEGWPRTFTNADGTTTKITKKPEAIVSTSVSVTGTLLAFDAPVVASGAGSSGEFFAQWADVADERDVANLWPAGKVDLEAVYAHTPDLVVVSATGADSLVEQIGELRAIAPTIVVDYGGQTWQELAATLGQATGLEAEAEQTVTAFDDYVQEAASKIQVPDGGANVISFNGAGESNPIARQDSAQARLLSDLGFTIEDPNPEWNTRSQLREDFIWTAYENLTTLTAETTFILSKDDVGAQAFADDPVLANVPSVKQGQVYGLGLNSFRVDQYSATEIVDSVVARFAK from the coding sequence ATGGTGCACAACTTCCCCTCACCCGCCCGGGCTCTCGCGGGCGTCACCGTCGTCGCCATCGCCGCCCTGGCCACGGTCGGCTGCTCCAGCACCTCCGACACCGACACCTCCGAATCGGCCACCTCCCAGACCGAGGGGTGGCCCCGCACCTTCACCAACGCCGACGGCACCACCACCAAGATCACGAAGAAGCCCGAAGCGATCGTCTCCACCTCCGTCTCGGTGACCGGCACCCTGCTCGCCTTCGACGCCCCGGTGGTCGCTTCGGGCGCCGGAAGTTCCGGTGAGTTCTTCGCCCAGTGGGCCGATGTGGCCGACGAACGCGACGTCGCCAACCTCTGGCCCGCCGGGAAGGTCGACCTGGAGGCGGTGTACGCCCACACGCCCGACCTCGTCGTCGTCTCCGCCACCGGCGCCGACTCGTTGGTGGAACAGATCGGCGAACTGCGCGCGATCGCCCCGACGATCGTCGTCGACTACGGCGGGCAGACCTGGCAGGAGCTCGCCGCAACGCTCGGGCAGGCAACCGGTTTGGAGGCCGAGGCCGAGCAGACCGTCACCGCGTTCGACGACTATGTCCAGGAGGCGGCGTCGAAGATCCAGGTGCCCGACGGCGGCGCGAACGTCATCTCGTTCAACGGCGCCGGGGAGAGCAACCCGATCGCGCGCCAGGATTCCGCCCAGGCACGTCTCCTCAGTGACCTCGGCTTCACCATCGAGGACCCGAACCCAGAGTGGAACACCCGAAGCCAACTTCGTGAGGACTTCATCTGGACCGCGTACGAGAACCTGACCACCCTGACGGCGGAGACCACCTTCATCCTCAGCAAGGACGACGTGGGCGCGCAGGCCTTCGCCGATGATCCGGTGCTCGCGAACGTGCCCTCGGTCAAGCAGGGCCAGGTGTACGGGCTCGGGCTGAACTCGTTCCGGGTGGACCAGTACAGCGCCACCGAGATCGTTGACAGCGTCGTCGCGCGCTTTGCCAAGTAA
- a CDS encoding FecCD family ABC transporter permease — MIGTFASATVGTRAIPLATTWDAVTAFDPTNSAHLLVVHQRIPRALLGVVVGVSLGVAGAVMQALTRNPLADPGLLGVNAGAATAIAAGITFFGVTEPSAYMWLGVLGAGIAGAIVYLLGGLRTGTNPVRLVLAGAALTVVLMALTHLILVNSTEQIYDRYWHWMVGSLAGRGTDVLIAAGLLTTAGLLLAHALARPLDAAMLGEELSRSLGGRPTQVWATAGLAVIVLAGAATAAAGPIAFLGLAAPHLARLLAGVDHRWVLPYSGALAAALIVVADTLGRALPASGEVSVGIMVSILGGPFFVLLVRRRRMVRL, encoded by the coding sequence GTGATCGGCACCTTCGCCAGCGCCACCGTCGGTACCCGGGCCATCCCCCTCGCCACCACCTGGGACGCGGTGACCGCGTTCGATCCGACCAACTCGGCACACCTGCTCGTCGTCCATCAACGCATTCCCCGTGCGCTACTCGGCGTCGTGGTCGGCGTCAGCCTGGGCGTCGCCGGCGCGGTCATGCAGGCGCTCACCCGCAACCCGCTGGCCGACCCGGGACTGCTCGGCGTCAACGCCGGGGCGGCGACCGCCATCGCCGCCGGCATCACGTTCTTCGGCGTGACCGAGCCGTCCGCCTACATGTGGCTCGGCGTCCTCGGCGCGGGAATCGCCGGAGCCATCGTCTACCTGCTCGGCGGCCTGCGCACCGGCACCAACCCGGTACGGCTCGTGCTTGCCGGCGCCGCCCTCACCGTCGTCCTCATGGCCCTGACCCACCTCATTCTCGTCAACAGCACCGAGCAGATCTACGACCGCTACTGGCACTGGATGGTCGGCTCGCTCGCCGGCCGCGGCACCGACGTACTGATCGCCGCCGGCCTCCTCACCACCGCCGGGCTCCTGCTCGCCCACGCCCTCGCGCGTCCGCTCGACGCGGCGATGCTCGGCGAAGAGCTCAGCCGGTCACTGGGGGGCCGCCCCACCCAGGTCTGGGCGACCGCGGGCCTCGCCGTTATCGTGCTCGCCGGCGCCGCCACGGCCGCGGCCGGGCCGATCGCCTTTCTCGGGCTGGCCGCGCCGCACCTCGCCCGACTCCTGGCCGGTGTGGACCACCGCTGGGTTCTGCCGTACTCGGGCGCGCTGGCCGCTGCACTCATCGTCGTCGCCGACACGCTCGGCCGGGCCCTCCCGGCCAGCGGTGAGGTGAGCGTCGGCATCATGGTCTCGATTCTGGGCGGGCCG